The DNA sequence GCTGTTGAAAGTGAGGAGTCTGTTGCTGCAAGTTCTGAATCAGTGGAGGCTGTGACTGGCGCATCAGAGGTTACCTATTCTGACCCGGAAGAACTGAAAGAAAGCTATGACGTCATCATCATAGGTTCCGGTGGTTCCGGCATGTCGGCTGCAATTTCAGCGAAAGATGCTGGCTTGAATCCGGTCATCTTCGAAAAAATGCCGGTCCACGGCGGAAACACAATCAAATCATCCGCTGGGATGAATGCATCCGCAACGAAGTTCCAAGCGGAACAAGGCATCGCAGATTCAAATGAACTGTTCTATAACGAAACATTAGCCGGCGGGAAAAATACAAACGATCCAGAATTGTTGCATTATCTTGTTGAAAATTCTGGTCCTGCAATCGACTGGTTGGACACAATGGGCATCACTTTAGACAACATCACCGTTACGGGCGGCATGAGCGTGAACCGTACCCACCGTCCATCCGATGGTTCTGCAGTCGGTCAATATTTGGTAGAAGGCTTATACGCGAACATCATGGAACGCGAAATTCCTGTGTTCGTGAATTCAGATGTGACTGAAATCGTCATGACGGATGATAAAGCGAGCGGCGTCAAAGTCGATTTCAACAACGAAGGTGAAATCACGGTTTCATCTGATGCAGTCATCATCGCAACCGGCGGATTCGGTGCTGATTTTGATATGGTCACAGAACTTGCACCGCAACTTGAAGGCTATGTCACAACTAACCAACCGGGATCGACAGGCGACGGCATCAAAATGGCGGAAGCTATCGGAGCCGCTGTCGTTGACATGGATCAAATCCAGATCCACCCGACCGTACATCAGGAATCCTCTTACCTGATCACTGAAGCGATCCGTGGTGAAGGGGCCATCCTTGTGAATCAGCAAGGCGAACGTTTCGTCAATGAAATGGAAACCCGCGACACTGTTTCGGCAGCGATCAATGCTCTAGAAGAAGGCTACGCATACCTGATTTTTGATGCAGGCGTGAAGGACCGCGTGAAAGCAGTCAACACGTACATCGAAAAAGGCTTTGTCCAGTCGGATGAAACAATCGAAGCTTTGGGTGGCCAATTGGAAATCGACAGCGCAACATTGGCGCAAACGTTGACTTCATGGAATGAAACGGTCGCTTCCCAAGTGGATGGCGCATTCAACCGTACAACTGGTATGGTTAACCCATTAGCAGCCGCACCATACTACGCAATCCAAATCGCACCTGGAATCCACCATACAATGGGCGGATTGAAGATCAATTCCAATGCACAAGTCATCAGCACGGAAGGCACTGTCATCGAAGGCCTTTACGCTGCCGGCGAAGTTACCGGAGGCGTACACGGCAGCAACCGTATCGGCGGCAACGCTGTAGCGGACATCATCGTATTCGGACGCCAAGCAGGGGTACAATCCGCCAGCTACGTTCAATCAATGGAATAAATGAATCACCAAAAACAAACAAGAACGGCAACCCAATCGCTGGGTTGCCGTTCTTGTTTGTTTTTGGTCGTGTGATTGTCTGCTTTTGGGTTCGAGTTCGTGATTATTAGCGTAATTCCCCGCCAAGGTCGTTTTGGCGGGTTTTATGACTGGGATTTTGACTGATTTTCCCCGCCAAAGAGGTTTTGACGGGTTATTTCTTGGTATAAATTCAATTCCCAAGTAGAAGGATTTGTACCACTACTGGTCGATCCCCAAGAACTGGGCTTCATAGAGGCGACGGTAGGTTCCGTCCTGAGCCAACAATTCCTTGTGCGAGCCTTGTTCGGAAATCCCTTGTTCATCGACGACGATGATCCGATCGGCATGTTTGATAGTCGTCAAACGGTGCGCGATGATCAGAGTCGTCCGACCTTTCGACAAGTTATCCAATGATTCCTGGATGACTTGTTCGGTTTCGGTATCCAGCGCGGAAGTCGCCTCATCCAAGATTAGGATCGGCGGATTTTTCAGGAACATGCGCGCAATCGAAAGCCGCTGCTTTTGCCCGCCGGACAATTTCACACCGCGTTCCCCGATCAGCGTATCGAATCCAAGAGGCATCTCGGCGATGACCTTGTCGAGATTGGCCATCTGGGCTGCTTGGGCGATTTCGCCATCTGTAGCATCCAATTTCCCGTAGGCGATGTTTTCCCTTACGGTTCCCGGAAAGAGGAAGACATCCTGCTGCACGACGCCGATTTGGTTGCGCAAGGAACGGAGCGTCAGATCTTGGATGTTGATGCCGTCGACAGTGATTGTCCCTTCCGTTGCTTCATAAAAACGGGGAAGGAGGTTGCACAAGGTTGTTTTCCCCGCGCCGCTTGGACCGACGAAAGCAACAGTCTCTCCGGCCCGGATCTTCAGATCAATCCCGTCCAATACTTTTTTCGAACCGTCATAGCCGAACGATACTTGGCTGTAGACGATGTCGCCGTTCAGATGGCTCACTTCGATGGCACTAGGCTTATCCAGAATATCCGGTGTGCGATCCAACTCTTCGGTGAAGCGTCTGAATCCGGCGATCCCTTTCGGATAACTTTCGATCATCGTGTTCACTTTTTCAATCGGCCGGACAAAAATGTTGGACAAGAGGATGAAACCGACGAACTCGCCGTAGGAAAGCTGACCCTGGATCGTGTAGTAGGCGCCGAAGAACAGCGCAAACAAGTTGATCAGCCGGATCAGCAAATAGTTATAGGAAGAACTGATGCCCATCATTTTGTAGAAAGCCATTTTGGAACGGCGATAAGCTTGGTTCAATCCTTCAAACCGTTTCGCTTCATAGGCTTCGTTTGCGAATGCCTGCACGACGCGGATACCGCTGACCGAAGCTTCAATCCCCGCGCTGAATTCCCCCAGATCTTCAAAAATGCGGGTGTTGATTTTGGTCATTTTCTTGTTGAAAAAGACGAGCGCAATCGTAATGAAGGGAATCATGACGAAAGTGGCGATCGCCAACGGCACATGGATCTGCAGCATCAACAGAAACGATCCCAATAAAGTGATGATGGTGATGAAGATATCTTCGGGTCCGTGATGCGCCACTTCCGAAATCTCGAACAGATCTGTCGTCAGCCGCGCCATCAATTTGCCGGTCTGCTGATCATCATAGTAACTGAAAGGCTGCTTCTGCATATGACCGTAAAGTTCCCGGCGCATATCGGTCTCGATGTTGACCCCGAGTACGTGCCCGAAATAGACGACGACATACTGCATCGCAGTGTTGACGATGTACAAAACCAACAACCCCAGCGAAACCAAGAGAATCAAATTCCACTGCCCGGAAGGCAAAATGGAATCAATGACGCTGTTGACAACGACCGGGAAAGAAAGTTCCAGGACAGCCGCCAAAATAGCGCAACAAAAATCAAGCAAAAACAGATGCTTGTAGGGTTTATAATAGCTGAAAAAACGTTTAAGCATAGGTACCTCCTCTAAAATCATTCAAATATAGTTATAACACAGATCGATGGAATGAGGTATCGATACGCTTCTTAACTTAGACGCCGATTTCTGATTTGAAACCTATTTGAATAATGTTGATTCAAAACTATATAGTGGTAAAATTATACAAAAGAAATATCATGCAATTAGTACACTATGATGATGAGAAATCCTCATAGGGATTTTATGTAAAAAATCGCATAAATCGTTGCATAATTTAGCTATTTCAAAAATTTATAAGCAAAAAAGTGTTTTTAGTAAATGATTAGAAAAATTATCCATAAAAAAATTATTAATATGTACCACAGAAAACATATTGTTCGACACATGTGCTGTGTATTTAAAAATAAATTTTGCTGGAGGATAGGCTAATGATTAAAACTATTATCGACAATTATTTTCAAAATGATGATCAAAAAACCGGGTTAATGCTTTTGAGTTTGCCAACAGGCAGCGGAAAAACACATAATGTAATCAACAGTATTTATGACAGGATTCCTTCCTTAGCACAGCATCAGAAAGTTTTCTTTATAACCAACCTAAAAAAGAATTTAGATTTGGAAAAGTTGGAGGGGTGCTATAGAGCAGCCGGCAGGGGCCAGGATTACCAAAATGAAGTATTACAAATCAAATCAAATGCAGATTATATCCAAAAAATACTTGAAATACAGATTCCGGAACAATTCAAAAAAGAGTCCTACCGTAAATTAGTAAAAATAATAAATGATTTAAAGCGGACAGAGGGATACATTAAAAAAAGTCAGGATCCGCATGTGGGCCACATTTTCCGCGATAACAAAGATAAAATTTTAGGTGATATACGCTTAAAGTTAGAACCTGAATTCCGAAAATTTATTTCCTCAGAATTAAAGAAAAACTTCAATACCCCCAATCAAAAATTAGATGCCATCAAAAATAATTCCACCTACCAATGGATTGGTGAACTTTATCCGTCTGTGTACACCAAAGAGAGAAAAGTATTTTTTTTGAGCATGAAAAAATTCCTTTCACAACACGCCACATTAATCGAACCTTCCTATCATTTCCTAAATAATCCCATCACAGAGAACGCTGTTATCGTTTTGGATGAATTTGATTCCACTAAAGATACAGTATCAAATCACTATATCGAAGAAGCTCTTAATTACAGAGGCGAAATTCTTAGCACATTCAAACAGATACGCTCTGGATTGAATAATGAGCAAATATCCAAAAAAATTATCATTTCGAAAGGACCTATCAAGGAACAGTTAGAGGCACTTAGACATGAATCGAATCGAATTTATGACGAATTCTTATTGAATCTATCCTATAAAACGAATGAAGGGGACATAGATCGCAATCGTAATTTTCTTTTCCATAGTGATACGTTCATATCCATTCTCAGCAAATCAAAGGATTATATTCGAACAACGCCAAATATTGCTGAGGGAAATAATATGCTGATATCCTTCGAATCTCACGATAGATATAATAAAAATGCAAATTATCAAATTGATGTCAGTCTATACAGCCTATTACGTCAAGTGAATAATTTTATCCGCCGTTTTCGCAGAACTGTTTTTCTTTGGGCGCAAACATTAGTGAGTGACACGATGAATGCAAGCGATCAAGGAGGCGGAGAACCTCAAATAGAAAAAATCATATCCACCATATATTATGATTTCTCGCTCACAGAAGATGTTGTGCATTTTTTGATGAAAGATATTGAAGGAAGGTACACATCAAGAAAGAAAGAGAAACAACCATTACGGGATACATCTTTTTATACAAACGGGTTTAATTAATGCCTGCTGAATAAATCCCTATTTTTAGCTTACGGCTTCATTAGAGGTTCAATTCTAGGGGAGCTCATCCATTGGATGAAAGTCAAAAAAATGCGCAATGAAACCTTGGACAGGTTCATTGTAAGGATGGATAAAGCAATCACACAGAGACTGGTCTCTTCAAGGCGTGTTCGAATAAGCCTGAGCCCGAACTTTCTTTTCGCCAGGCTGAAGCCTCTCTCTACCTCTACTCGATCGCAGTTGTCGCTGTATTCTTGTTTTTTGTCAATCTTCTGATCCTTCTTGGGCCTGCCGAGCGACGGGCCGGATAATCGGATTCCGAGTTCTTTGCAGTAGCTTAAGTTTGTGCGATTTCGGTATATTTTATCCGCCAAAACTCGTTCAGGATACACTTCCATCCGTTCTTTGTAGCGTTCCACCGCAACTATGAGGCATTCGCTCTCGTTGTAGGCATCGAAAGAAATTTTCTCGATTCGGGCGTACCCATTGGTTATGCTCATGTCCAGTTTGGCTCCGAACTCCACCGGGTTCTTGGCTTTTCCGCGGACAATCGGGCGGATAAATGGCTGGCTGATACTGACGATGCGATCCTGCACTTTGTGCGTCCTACTTGTGTGCATGTAGAGCTGCTGTTCATACAATTTCCGCAAAGTTCCCAACAGGTCGACTTGCTTCGCTCTTAGCGTATAACCTTGCTCCATAAATGCGTCGATGTATCCTAAATCCCGCCGGATGTAGTTCAGTTGCTTGCCGATGGCTTTGCGAATTTGTTTGCCACTTTTCTTTTTCTTGCGTGCGATGTTGAGATAATCCCTTCGGGCTATTTTCCGATAGGTACGCGGTTTGGGAAGGTGGTTTGCTTCGCAGATTTCGTCGATGATGCCTTCCAACTTTTCCCGACATTCGTTCAACAGTTCCGTGTCTTGCGGGAACTTGATTTCTGAAGGCGCGCAAGTGGCATCTAGAATGAGCGTCCCTTCATTCTTAGATCCCGATGCATCATTGTCATCACTATTGTCATTATCGTCAGCTTGGGAATCATCTGCTCCATCCTCTATAGGTTTGAGGATCAATTCATTGATTTCAATCAGAATTTCGGAGGAGAGACGTTTGCGGAAGTGCACCATCGAAGAAGCATCGAACGGCTTTTCATCCTTATAGGAAGGTAGTCCGACAAAGTACTGCAGATAGGGATTTTCGCGAATCTGATTGACGACTTCGGTATCTGCATACTGAAATTCACTTTGAATAATCAAGGCACCTAGTGCCATCCTTACCGGTTTGGCGATGTTGCCTCTGTCACTGCTGAACAGAGCAGCGTACTTATCTTCAATGACTGACCAGGGAATCGAATCTGCTTTTTTGACCCAACGGTTTTCTGGGTTCATCGTAAGGCCCAATGGCTGATCGAAGTCATAAATGGTTAATTGCCGATTCGTCTGCTTTTTGTACATTTTCATCGCCTCTTTGTATCATTTTTGAAAAAAGTGCACGGGTTTTTGGTATTTCCCTCTGGAATCCATGCATCTATTATACCAAAAAACAGCTAAAAACGCTGTTGCGATAAGGTTTGTTAATTATTCAGTAGACATTAATTATTACGAATTTATCGATGATGAGGAACACAGTACCACTACCAATTTTGGATATACCGAATTAAATGATACACCAGAAAAATGGTTGTTGAAAATCAGTATGCGGGCGAAAGTTTTAGGCATATCAGCGACTGCGCAAATTGAATCAGTATTGTGCAATTATGATATTCCTTTTTTAAAGGATCAATTGGGCAGCAATTTTCTGCTTCTGGAGAATTCAGAACAGAAAAAACTGGAGGCTAATTTCAAAAAAGAAATGGAAGCTTATCATAATGGTAAGGTCACTGTCCGAGTAAATGTAATTGATGAAGCAGCAATTCGATTGCAGCAAAGTATTACAGATCAGTTCATGGATCTACTGGAAGATATAGATGAAGCAGAGAGTGAAAGTATTAAGTTGAGTCACCTGTTATCTAATTTAAGCAATACTGAAAATAGAGAATATATATCTCACCGTTATTTAAATCTGTTCAGGGTACTGAAATATTTTTTGAGAAATAGCGATATGGAGTCACTTCTTGTTCTGAATATGCCCTTACCAAAAATGGATCATCCAGCATTCGATGAGACTTACATCCGCAAATTTTTTGAGCAAATTATATTGCTTCATTCCGCTGATGGACAGTTAACAAATGCTGAATTGGTCATTCTAAATAGCCAAGACTTTGATTCAAAGAAAGATGAACTTTTGCAGAAACTAGGGAAAGGTTCTAAAGTTGCTGTCTTGTCTTCTTATTTGACAATAGGTGCCGGACAAAATCTGCAGTACCCCGTCCCTGAAAGTAACTCTTGTTTCTCTATACAACCCAACAAGCAAACTGATAAACGAAACCAGACAAAGGACTTTGATGGACTTTACCTAGGTGATATAACCTATAACGTTTTGAGTTCGAGTCAGTTATTCAAAAATCAAGCTACTGGGTCAGAAAAAGAGTTGCTGAAATATTTATTTCAAATTGAGTCCTTATCCGAGAATAGTGAAATTTCGCCCGCTAAAAAACGGGAATTCGTCAAAGAAGTATTCACGAAATATAGTAATGGCAGTACTGGCAAGGTTTATACGGATATGAGTCTCTATAATTTAAAAAGCACTAGGTTGGCGTTAACGAAGACCGTTATTCAGTCTGTAGGAAGAATTTGCCGGACATTCAACAAGAAATCAAATATACATATTTATACAACAAAATCGGTACTGGAAAAATTGGATGATACTTCAATAAATCATAAATTGTTGAATCCGGAAATGGATGCATTATTCTTGGAACAAGCGGCACAACACATGAAGACGCCAGTACAACAACCCGAGCAAGAATGGAAAGCAAGTAAGATTTCCTCACGTGGCAAACAAGCCATCATGGAAATATTAGCGGGAGATTGGGACACTGAAAAAATGACGCTTTGGAACAATTTAAGGAATCTGGTACTAAGCAATCCAACAGCTTGCGCCGAAATTGTAGATGTGAACCCACTTATGAAGCAATTGTATATCGCTGGAGATGTACCTTTAAACAAATATTTTTTTGCTCAAAGGAGTGATTTTAGTGAGGTCAGGATTAGCTTGAAATCTTCGAGCTTGGCACAATTCAAATATTCCTTAAGTGAGCCTGAACAAAAATACAACTATATATCCGAAGTGAGCGAAACAGAAGCTCGACTATCCCATTTGCTTGATTTTCCAGGGATGAGTCAATTTTTTGAAAAAAATGGCTGGGCGACACAATTTGAAGAACAGCCCTATATTTTATCACCTGTCCTCTTCCATAATATTTATAAAGGATCTCTTGGAGAGGTAGCCGGGAAATTTATCCTTGAGCAATCCGCAATAGCATTAAAGCCTATAACAGATCCGGATAAATTTGAATTCTTTGATTACGAGGTG is a window from the Trichococcus shcherbakoviae genome containing:
- a CDS encoding IS5 family transposase codes for the protein MYKKQTNRQLTIYDFDQPLGLTMNPENRWVKKADSIPWSVIEDKYAALFSSDRGNIAKPVRMALGALIIQSEFQYADTEVVNQIRENPYLQYFVGLPSYKDEKPFDASSMVHFRKRLSSEILIEINELILKPIEDGADDSQADDNDNSDDNDASGSKNEGTLILDATCAPSEIKFPQDTELLNECREKLEGIIDEICEANHLPKPRTYRKIARRDYLNIARKKKKSGKQIRKAIGKQLNYIRRDLGYIDAFMEQGYTLRAKQVDLLGTLRKLYEQQLYMHTSRTHKVQDRIVSISQPFIRPIVRGKAKNPVEFGAKLDMSITNGYARIEKISFDAYNESECLIVAVERYKERMEVYPERVLADKIYRNRTNLSYCKELGIRLSGPSLGRPKKDQKIDKKQEYSDNCDRVEVERGFSLAKRKFGLRLIRTRLEETSLCVIALSILTMNLSKVSLRIFLTFIQWMSSPRIEPLMKP
- a CDS encoding ABC transporter ATP-binding protein, whose product is MLKRFFSYYKPYKHLFLLDFCCAILAAVLELSFPVVVNSVIDSILPSGQWNLILLVSLGLLVLYIVNTAMQYVVVYFGHVLGVNIETDMRRELYGHMQKQPFSYYDDQQTGKLMARLTTDLFEISEVAHHGPEDIFITIITLLGSFLLMLQIHVPLAIATFVMIPFITIALVFFNKKMTKINTRIFEDLGEFSAGIEASVSGIRVVQAFANEAYEAKRFEGLNQAYRRSKMAFYKMMGISSSYNYLLIRLINLFALFFGAYYTIQGQLSYGEFVGFILLSNIFVRPIEKVNTMIESYPKGIAGFRRFTEELDRTPDILDKPSAIEVSHLNGDIVYSQVSFGYDGSKKVLDGIDLKIRAGETVAFVGPSGAGKTTLCNLLPRFYEATEGTITVDGINIQDLTLRSLRNQIGVVQQDVFLFPGTVRENIAYGKLDATDGEIAQAAQMANLDKVIAEMPLGFDTLIGERGVKLSGGQKQRLSIARMFLKNPPILILDEATSALDTETEQVIQESLDNLSKGRTTLIIAHRLTTIKHADRIIVVDEQGISEQGSHKELLAQDGTYRRLYEAQFLGIDQ
- a CDS encoding flavocytochrome c, which translates into the protein MKKRIGLFSALSMFILLSGCGANTDNAADSSAAVESEESVAASSESVEAVTGASEVTYSDPEELKESYDVIIIGSGGSGMSAAISAKDAGLNPVIFEKMPVHGGNTIKSSAGMNASATKFQAEQGIADSNELFYNETLAGGKNTNDPELLHYLVENSGPAIDWLDTMGITLDNITVTGGMSVNRTHRPSDGSAVGQYLVEGLYANIMEREIPVFVNSDVTEIVMTDDKASGVKVDFNNEGEITVSSDAVIIATGGFGADFDMVTELAPQLEGYVTTNQPGSTGDGIKMAEAIGAAVVDMDQIQIHPTVHQESSYLITEAIRGEGAILVNQQGERFVNEMETRDTVSAAINALEEGYAYLIFDAGVKDRVKAVNTYIEKGFVQSDETIEALGGQLEIDSATLAQTLTSWNETVASQVDGAFNRTTGMVNPLAAAPYYAIQIAPGIHHTMGGLKINSNAQVISTEGTVIEGLYAAGEVTGGVHGSNRIGGNAVADIIVFGRQAGVQSASYVQSME